Proteins from a single region of Nitrososphaerota archaeon:
- a CDS encoding elongation factor EF-2: protein MPKFKTTAEALKIVHNKDQIRNLGIIAHVDHGKTTTSDSLLAATGMLSPSVAGQALALDYMELEQQRQMTIKAANVTLYYEKEGKPYVINLIDTPGHIDFTGKVTRSLRAVDGAIVVVDAVEGIMTQTETVTRQALEERVRPVVYINKIDRLIKELRLTPEKMQEWLFGIVKDFNRLVETYAEPEYKQKWKVSVQDAQVAFGSSKDKWGFNFDMAKAAGMSFKDIINAYQSSTPEQLGQKLPLHEALLGMVVRHHPPPHVAQAYRIPKIWPQGDLNSDVGKALLACDENGPTVMMVTNVVVDPAAGLVATGRLFSGSVTNGDPIYLLNSKREGKIQSVQIFMGFQREIVDSLPAGNIPALLGLDIRSGETISNRKDVATFESIHYVSEPVVTVAVEAKHPRDLPKLVEVMRRLNIEDPNLVITINQESGETLMAGMGVLHLEIATTQIQQAGLEIITSPPIINYRETIRARAGPIMSRSPNRHNKIFIEVEPLEPDVIELIRNGTVGENVEKKAVIKTLRDHGWDPDQARNFQAVDERGNILTEVTKGVQFLQESMDSIRAGFDDIMKNGPLAYEFTRGVKVALTNFVPHEDPAHRTYAQLMPASRRAILGAMLSANPTLLEPILGIEVKGPSELIGAVTGVISAKRGKLVRIDQKEVMTVVEGEIPAAETFDLSEKMRGATAGKAVWNTHFKTWQAVPQNMLWGLVTEIRKRKGLPPDPPKAEEFIDKE from the coding sequence ATGCCAAAGTTCAAGACTACTGCAGAGGCTCTCAAGATAGTCCACAACAAGGACCAGATACGGAACCTGGGGATCATCGCGCACGTGGACCATGGGAAAACCACTACCTCTGACAGCCTCTTGGCGGCGACCGGCATGTTGTCGCCTTCGGTGGCAGGCCAAGCGCTGGCTCTGGACTACATGGAGCTGGAGCAGCAGCGGCAGATGACGATCAAGGCAGCCAACGTCACGCTCTACTACGAGAAGGAAGGCAAACCATACGTCATCAACCTCATAGACACGCCGGGTCACATCGACTTTACAGGGAAGGTAACGCGCTCGCTTCGGGCCGTCGACGGCGCGATAGTCGTCGTAGACGCAGTCGAGGGGATAATGACCCAGACCGAGACAGTCACCCGCCAGGCCCTGGAGGAGAGGGTTCGTCCGGTAGTCTACATCAACAAGATAGACCGTCTCATCAAGGAGCTCCGCCTCACCCCCGAGAAGATGCAGGAGTGGCTCTTCGGCATTGTGAAAGACTTCAACCGCCTGGTGGAGACCTACGCCGAGCCCGAGTACAAACAGAAGTGGAAGGTCTCTGTCCAAGACGCCCAGGTTGCATTCGGCTCTTCGAAGGACAAGTGGGGGTTCAACTTCGACATGGCGAAGGCCGCGGGGATGTCCTTCAAGGACATCATCAACGCTTACCAGAGTTCAACCCCGGAGCAGCTCGGCCAGAAGCTCCCGCTGCATGAAGCGCTCCTCGGCATGGTGGTCAGGCACCACCCGCCCCCCCACGTAGCCCAGGCGTATCGCATCCCCAAGATATGGCCCCAGGGAGACCTCAACAGCGACGTGGGAAAGGCCCTGCTGGCCTGCGACGAGAACGGCCCTACAGTCATGATGGTGACCAACGTGGTGGTGGACCCGGCGGCCGGGCTGGTCGCCACAGGGCGCCTGTTCTCGGGGAGCGTGACTAACGGCGACCCCATCTATCTGCTAAATTCGAAGCGTGAGGGGAAGATCCAGTCAGTGCAGATATTCATGGGGTTCCAGAGAGAGATAGTCGACTCTCTCCCCGCCGGGAACATACCAGCCCTGCTGGGGCTGGACATCAGATCAGGGGAGACCATCTCGAACAGGAAGGACGTCGCCACATTCGAATCCATACACTACGTGAGCGAGCCTGTCGTGACCGTGGCTGTGGAGGCGAAGCACCCAAGGGACCTCCCCAAGCTCGTAGAGGTCATGCGGAGGCTCAACATCGAGGACCCCAACCTCGTGATCACTATCAACCAGGAGTCCGGGGAGACCTTGATGGCCGGAATGGGGGTCCTCCACCTGGAGATAGCCACCACCCAGATCCAGCAGGCTGGCCTGGAGATCATCACCTCGCCTCCGATCATCAACTACAGGGAGACCATACGCGCCCGGGCCGGCCCGATCATGTCCCGGTCCCCCAACAGGCACAACAAGATCTTCATCGAAGTGGAGCCACTCGAGCCTGATGTCATCGAGCTCATCCGCAACGGGACCGTCGGGGAGAACGTGGAGAAGAAGGCGGTCATCAAGACGCTCAGGGACCACGGCTGGGACCCCGACCAGGCTCGCAACTTCCAGGCGGTCGACGAGAGGGGGAACATCCTCACCGAGGTCACCAAAGGGGTCCAGTTCCTCCAGGAGTCCATGGACTCAATCCGGGCGGGCTTCGACGACATCATGAAGAACGGGCCGCTTGCTTACGAGTTCACGCGCGGGGTGAAGGTGGCGCTCACCAACTTCGTCCCCCATGAGGACCCCGCCCACAGGACCTACGCCCAGTTGATGCCCGCTTCAAGGAGGGCCATACTCGGTGCGATGCTGTCGGCCAACCCCACCCTCCTCGAGCCCATCCTGGGGATAGAGGTGAAGGGGCCGTCAGAGCTCATAGGCGCGGTGACGGGGGTCATCAGCGCGAAGAGGGGGAAGCTGGTTAGGATAGACCAGAAGGAGGTCATGACTGTGGTGGAGGGAGAGATACCGGCGGCCGAGACCTTCGACCTCAGCGAGAAGATGAGGGGGGCCACTGCCGGGAAGGCCGTCTGGAATACCCACTTCAAGACCTGGCAGGCGGTCCCTCAGAACATGCTTTGGGGACTGGTCACGGAGATAAGGAAGCGCAAGGGTCTGCCGCCCGACCCACCGAAGGCAGAAGAGTTCATCGACAAGGAGTAG
- a CDS encoding M1 family metallopeptidase: MEILAYDLNLDIDFRRAFVNGEEVVEVKGARNPFALDCSGLEVSGVTVDGKAARFRVDKKRSKLMVSGVPPRTSKVRISYSKQVSDEVIFGLYKSRYGGDYILATDLEPAEARTVFPCVDEPSYKAVFRLQITTDSGLNVVANTLAERVEEAGPGRTRHVFEDTPRMSTYLFFFAIGDLEETKTRAGGVEVITATRPGQAANSRLALKMVAGSVEDFARYYGVPYPLKKLHVVALPEYHTGAMENWGAISSRESYALVTEDSAFAQKNRGAMSMVHEVAHQWFGDLVTMKWWDDLWLNESFATFMGYKMTDRLRPEWDTMSVFLRDETFAALHLDAIKTTHPVQAHVKKVEDAMHMFDMISYNKGASVLRMLESYVGEERFRKGVSDYLKRFSFSNASGEDLWASLGKASNLPVKGVAKAWLTRPGYPVVSVRSSGKKLLLTQKRFMITGSVSAQPWPIPTTLRAGGKDTTIFFDKKSMEVEAGTDHDVLLNVGRSAFHVTLYDKGGYERLAKAFPGLSPHDRAGIISDLYLFLQAGEVDPDLYLRFIALCGEVPDPFTAEVAAEQLDSLHMIAWDSERLQKVYPKFYPPLIESIGEDPRPGEPVSVGAAREALTSQYVEIDDAYASRLAERFDRYSSVDPNLKAAVARAYAIANGEKAKGPLIDMVKSMQGEVDRAKIYGALCSFKDPGLIEETLDLGISGKVSRSDSAYPMMYGIRNPAARDLYWDWLARHYDGILDMYGGSQQFYLYMGRLLPIIGVTREAKVKEFLSGRRMKQGGSSLVRALDLLSITSSVRARLVGKSRGRN, from the coding sequence ATGGAGATTCTCGCATACGATCTGAACCTGGACATCGACTTCCGGAGGGCCTTTGTGAATGGCGAGGAGGTCGTGGAAGTGAAGGGCGCCAGGAACCCCTTCGCACTGGACTGCTCGGGACTCGAGGTCAGCGGGGTGACAGTCGACGGGAAGGCCGCCCGGTTCAGGGTGGACAAGAAGCGCTCAAAATTGATGGTATCCGGGGTCCCTCCAAGGACCTCGAAGGTCCGGATTTCCTACTCGAAGCAGGTCTCTGACGAAGTGATATTCGGGCTGTACAAGTCTAGGTACGGCGGCGACTACATCCTCGCCACCGACCTGGAGCCAGCCGAGGCCAGGACGGTCTTCCCCTGCGTCGACGAGCCTTCATACAAGGCCGTCTTTCGGCTTCAGATAACGACCGACTCCGGGCTGAATGTAGTGGCGAACACCCTCGCCGAACGGGTTGAGGAGGCCGGTCCAGGAAGGACGAGGCACGTGTTCGAGGACACCCCCAGGATGTCCACCTACCTTTTCTTCTTCGCCATCGGCGACCTCGAGGAGACCAAGACCCGCGCAGGCGGGGTCGAGGTGATAACGGCCACCAGGCCCGGTCAGGCTGCCAACTCCCGGTTGGCCCTGAAGATGGTCGCGGGGTCGGTGGAGGACTTCGCCCGCTACTACGGGGTCCCGTACCCGCTGAAGAAGCTGCACGTCGTCGCCCTCCCAGAATACCACACGGGGGCCATGGAGAACTGGGGAGCCATCTCGTCCCGGGAGAGCTACGCCCTTGTCACGGAGGACAGCGCGTTCGCCCAGAAGAACCGGGGAGCCATGTCGATGGTCCACGAAGTCGCGCACCAGTGGTTCGGCGACCTCGTGACCATGAAGTGGTGGGACGACCTCTGGCTGAACGAGAGCTTCGCCACCTTCATGGGGTACAAGATGACTGACAGGCTCCGCCCTGAGTGGGACACCATGAGCGTCTTCCTCAGAGATGAGACGTTCGCCGCCCTCCACCTCGACGCCATCAAGACCACCCATCCGGTCCAGGCGCACGTGAAGAAGGTGGAAGACGCGATGCACATGTTCGACATGATCAGCTACAACAAGGGGGCGAGCGTCCTCCGGATGCTGGAGTCATATGTCGGGGAAGAGAGATTCAGGAAGGGCGTCTCTGACTACCTGAAGAGGTTCAGCTTCTCCAACGCTTCAGGGGAAGACCTCTGGGCGTCGCTTGGTAAGGCGTCCAACCTCCCGGTCAAGGGAGTGGCAAAGGCCTGGCTGACGAGGCCCGGGTACCCCGTAGTGAGCGTCAGGTCCTCGGGAAAGAAGCTCCTGCTCACCCAGAAGAGGTTCATGATCACTGGAAGCGTCTCTGCCCAGCCGTGGCCCATCCCCACCACCCTCAGAGCGGGAGGCAAGGACACCACGATCTTCTTCGACAAGAAGAGCATGGAAGTCGAAGCCGGCACGGATCACGACGTCCTCCTTAACGTGGGGAGGAGCGCGTTCCATGTCACCCTCTATGACAAGGGAGGGTACGAGCGCCTCGCGAAGGCCTTCCCGGGTCTCAGCCCCCACGACAGGGCTGGAATCATCAGCGACCTCTACCTCTTCCTCCAGGCGGGCGAAGTGGACCCAGACCTCTACCTCCGTTTCATTGCCCTCTGCGGAGAGGTTCCGGACCCCTTCACGGCAGAGGTGGCGGCCGAGCAGCTTGATTCCCTCCACATGATCGCCTGGGACTCCGAAAGGCTTCAGAAGGTCTATCCGAAGTTCTACCCTCCCCTCATAGAGTCGATTGGCGAGGACCCCCGGCCAGGCGAGCCGGTCTCGGTCGGGGCTGCTAGGGAGGCGCTCACTTCGCAGTATGTGGAAATCGACGACGCCTACGCTTCGAGGCTGGCGGAGCGGTTCGACCGCTATTCCAGCGTCGACCCCAACCTGAAGGCGGCGGTAGCCCGAGCCTACGCCATCGCCAACGGGGAGAAGGCAAAGGGACCGCTCATAGACATGGTGAAGTCCATGCAGGGGGAAGTGGACAGGGCGAAGATCTATGGCGCCCTCTGCTCCTTCAAAGACCCGGGGCTCATCGAAGAGACGCTGGACCTCGGGATAAGCGGCAAGGTGAGCCGTTCGGACTCGGCCTATCCGATGATGTACGGGATCCGGAACCCCGCGGCAAGGGACCTCTATTGGGACTGGCTCGCAAGGCACTACGACGGCATACTCGATATGTACGGAGGGTCGCAGCAGTTCTACCTGTACATGGGCCGCCTGCTCCCCATCATCGGGGTGACCAGGGAAGCGAAGGTGAAAGAGTTCCTTTCCGGGAGGCGCATGAAGCAGGGCGGGTCCAGCCTCGTCCGGGCCCTCGACCTCCTCTCGATCACTTCAAGCGTCCGCGCCCGGCTGGTCGGCAAGTCCCGCGGCCGGAACTAG
- a CDS encoding NAD(P)-binding domain-containing protein — protein sequence MKVAVIGGTGKMGKALARQLSRNNRVTIGSRDPARAKDAAGAIPGAEGADYAEASDGAEAAVFAIPYPALMLAAPLRKALSGKLVVSAVNPMRLSGGLFELALGEGSAAEELARLLPESRLATGFNHIPWSILDADEVAPIDVLVAADSEPTFEAAAGLVRSIPNLRPLNAGPLSQARGVEAITPLLLNLARLNATGSLATRFVSGRARSR from the coding sequence ATGAAGGTCGCAGTCATAGGCGGCACAGGGAAGATGGGGAAGGCCCTGGCCAGGCAGCTCTCACGTAACAACAGGGTCACGATCGGGTCGAGGGACCCGGCGAGGGCTAAGGACGCTGCCGGGGCTATCCCGGGAGCGGAAGGAGCGGACTACGCCGAGGCGTCGGACGGGGCAGAAGCAGCCGTCTTCGCCATCCCGTACCCTGCGCTGATGCTGGCCGCGCCGCTGAGGAAGGCGCTTTCGGGGAAGCTCGTCGTTTCGGCTGTGAACCCCATGCGGCTCAGCGGAGGGCTCTTCGAGCTCGCCTTGGGCGAAGGGTCCGCCGCCGAGGAGCTCGCCAGGCTGCTCCCCGAGAGCAGGCTTGCGACGGGCTTCAACCACATCCCCTGGAGCATCCTTGACGCTGACGAAGTGGCACCCATCGACGTCCTGGTGGCTGCGGACTCGGAACCTACCTTCGAAGCCGCCGCGGGGCTGGTGAGGAGCATACCGAACCTCCGCCCGCTCAATGCAGGGCCTCTTTCCCAGGCCAGGGGCGTGGAAGCCATCACCCCACTGCTGCTGAACCTAGCCAGGCTGAACGCCACCGGGAGCCTCGCTACGAGGTTCGTATCTGGAAGGGCGCGCAGCAGGTGA
- a CDS encoding heavy metal resistance protein CzcA, with translation MIPARVVADERERASGVPEELAKLNVRVYYSRLTVGDYVLNPEIAVERKAVRDLVSSVYDSRIFSQAARMAASFAKPYLLVEGDSKEVESLTKNLKSFYGAIANVTLAYGLRMIYTANGAETAVAIAELLAHARAKPLSMMPAVASLKAKDVPRQQLYLVSSLPGVGRKLAERLLAKYETPRRVMGLTSGELAMTQGLGWRRAEKIKEVLDAKYSKRQEETPQARLEG, from the coding sequence GTGATACCCGCCAGGGTGGTAGCCGACGAGAGGGAACGGGCGAGCGGGGTCCCCGAGGAGCTCGCCAAGCTCAACGTGCGCGTCTACTACAGCAGGCTGACCGTCGGAGACTACGTCCTCAACCCCGAGATAGCGGTGGAGAGGAAGGCGGTTCGGGACCTGGTCTCGTCAGTGTATGACTCTCGGATCTTCTCCCAGGCGGCCAGGATGGCTGCCAGCTTCGCGAAGCCTTACCTGCTTGTCGAAGGGGACTCCAAGGAGGTGGAATCCCTGACTAAGAACCTGAAGTCGTTCTACGGGGCGATAGCCAACGTGACTCTGGCCTACGGTCTGAGGATGATCTATACGGCCAACGGGGCTGAGACCGCGGTTGCCATCGCCGAGCTCCTGGCCCACGCGCGTGCGAAGCCGCTCTCGATGATGCCGGCCGTGGCGTCCCTGAAGGCCAAGGACGTCCCTCGGCAGCAATTGTATCTCGTGTCGTCACTCCCGGGGGTTGGAAGGAAGCTCGCAGAGAGGCTCCTAGCGAAATATGAGACGCCGCGGAGGGTTATGGGGCTCACGTCCGGAGAGCTTGCCATGACCCAGGGCCTCGGGTGGAGAAGGGCCGAGAAGATCAAGGAGGTCCTCGACGCGAAGTATTCAAAGCGCCAGGAAGAGACTCCCCAGGCGAGGCTTGAGGGATGA
- a CDS encoding energy-coupling factor transporter transmembrane protein EcfT, whose translation MGGRGDAAMMWISGGFIFRRGTSAYHRLDPRVKLLISLLMFVATFLVKAVYEMVIVIAIMVAVAAVATVLKRVLRTMAFTALFSAFIFGVNMLATRDLASSTLYATRFVAIVVSTSLFFITTSPDELEQVMKTFRFPRDVVFAFVTAVRFIPVMMLDTIQIMDAQKSRGLELEKGNILKRVRNMIPILIPLVVNSVVRSGELAEAMESRAYGAVPRPTSLVAYRAGRRDVAVGAAAVLVFALAAYSFYYILPLHFP comes from the coding sequence GTGGGTGGGAGGGGGGATGCGGCCATGATGTGGATAAGCGGGGGGTTCATCTTTAGGAGGGGGACATCTGCCTATCACAGGCTCGACCCCAGGGTCAAGCTCCTGATCTCCCTGCTGATGTTCGTCGCTACCTTCCTCGTAAAGGCGGTCTACGAGATGGTCATCGTCATCGCCATCATGGTGGCTGTGGCCGCCGTCGCCACGGTGCTGAAGAGGGTCCTCAGGACCATGGCGTTCACAGCTCTCTTCTCGGCGTTCATCTTCGGCGTCAACATGCTGGCTACGAGGGACCTGGCCTCGTCCACCCTGTATGCCACCCGGTTCGTGGCCATAGTGGTGTCGACGAGCTTGTTCTTCATCACCACCTCACCGGACGAGCTCGAGCAGGTGATGAAGACGTTCCGGTTCCCCAGGGACGTCGTCTTCGCCTTTGTGACCGCCGTGAGGTTCATACCAGTCATGATGCTAGACACGATTCAGATCATGGACGCGCAGAAGTCCAGGGGGCTCGAGCTCGAGAAAGGGAACATCCTGAAGAGGGTGAGGAACATGATACCGATCTTGATACCCCTGGTGGTGAACTCGGTGGTGAGGAGCGGGGAGCTGGCCGAGGCCATGGAGTCCAGGGCATACGGAGCAGTGCCGAGGCCGACGTCGCTGGTGGCGTACCGAGCCGGAAGGCGGGACGTCGCTGTAGGCGCAGCGGCAGTCCTGGTCTTCGCGCTCGCCGCCTACTCCTTTTATTACATCCTCCCCCTCCACTTCCCGTGA
- a CDS encoding ABC transporter ATP-binding protein, translating to MIRFDDVTFVHQNGVRALDGVTLEVGAGETVAIVGENGAGKTTLVKHVTGLLKPASGRVLVDGADTRSSSTAQLSRKVGVAFQNPDHQLFSETVEEEMSFALRNFGFSPDLVENRVSWGLELFGLEEYRKSSPLVLSGGEKKRLTLACILAWDPQVVILDEPTVGQDSIQKEKLAGTIRMLRSTGKTVVVVSHDIEFLWPIQPRVVVMKGGKVVGDGPASEVMQDRGLLESARVAQPQLVEFHHWLGQGPKEPFVDPLEARRWVGGGMRP from the coding sequence ATGATCCGGTTCGATGACGTAACGTTCGTCCATCAGAACGGGGTCAGGGCCCTGGACGGGGTCACCCTCGAGGTCGGAGCCGGGGAGACAGTGGCGATCGTGGGCGAGAACGGTGCCGGAAAGACGACACTTGTGAAGCACGTGACCGGGCTGCTAAAGCCGGCGTCGGGGAGGGTTCTCGTGGACGGGGCGGACACGAGGTCTTCCAGCACGGCCCAGCTCTCGAGGAAGGTGGGGGTGGCGTTCCAGAACCCGGACCATCAGCTCTTCTCCGAGACCGTAGAGGAAGAGATGTCGTTCGCCCTCAGGAACTTCGGGTTCTCGCCGGACCTGGTGGAGAACAGGGTGTCCTGGGGGCTGGAGCTCTTCGGGCTCGAGGAGTACAGGAAGTCGTCTCCGCTGGTGCTCAGCGGGGGCGAGAAGAAGAGACTCACCCTCGCGTGCATCCTCGCCTGGGACCCCCAGGTGGTGATACTGGACGAGCCGACGGTCGGGCAGGACTCCATCCAGAAGGAGAAGCTCGCCGGAACCATACGGATGCTCCGGTCGACAGGCAAGACTGTGGTGGTGGTCTCCCACGACATCGAATTCCTCTGGCCGATTCAGCCCAGGGTGGTGGTCATGAAGGGGGGGAAGGTTGTGGGAGATGGACCGGCCTCGGAGGTGATGCAAGATAGGGGGCTGCTCGAGTCGGCGAGGGTGGCCCAGCCGCAGCTGGTGGAGTTCCACCACTGGCTCGGCCAGGGGCCAAAGGAACCATTCGTGGATCCTCTGGAGGCGCGGCGGTGGGTGGGAGGGGGGATGCGGCCATGA
- a CDS encoding ABC transporter ATP-binding protein, with product MAEILKIDGLSFKYPDSPRKAVSDFDLEIPEGEIVVLAGPSGCGKSTLLRTVNGLIPHMYSGDYSGDVLVAGTSVRGSSMRDLAQTVGFLFQNPENQIFMFSVERDVAFGLENLGVPRAEMRKRVDEAVSLLGISSLAQRAPHELSDGQKQRVALAGVLAMRPRLVILDEPTSLLDPKTASELVELVEKLRKEFGTTFVVVEHRLDLLVKHADRLVVMSAGRKVIEGSPYEVLFGDEAESYGVSVPAVTKVQKMLTDDGAVRGDHLMSPQELATAVRGALG from the coding sequence ATGGCTGAGATCCTCAAGATAGACGGGCTGAGTTTCAAGTACCCTGACTCTCCGAGGAAGGCGGTCTCGGACTTCGATCTCGAGATCCCCGAGGGAGAGATAGTAGTCCTGGCGGGCCCATCGGGGTGCGGGAAGTCCACCCTCCTCAGGACCGTCAACGGACTTATCCCCCACATGTACAGCGGAGATTATTCCGGGGACGTCCTCGTCGCTGGGACGAGCGTCAGAGGGTCCAGCATGCGCGACCTCGCCCAGACTGTCGGGTTCCTCTTTCAGAACCCTGAGAACCAGATCTTCATGTTCAGCGTCGAGAGGGACGTGGCGTTCGGCCTCGAGAACCTGGGGGTCCCGAGAGCGGAGATGAGAAAGAGGGTCGACGAGGCCGTCAGCCTCCTGGGCATCTCCAGCCTCGCCCAGCGCGCCCCCCACGAACTGTCTGACGGCCAGAAGCAGAGGGTGGCCCTGGCGGGGGTGCTGGCCATGAGGCCGAGGCTGGTCATCCTTGACGAGCCTACGTCCCTGTTGGACCCAAAGACAGCCTCCGAGCTGGTCGAGCTGGTCGAGAAGCTGAGGAAGGAGTTCGGGACCACATTCGTGGTCGTAGAGCACAGGCTGGACCTGCTGGTGAAGCACGCGGACAGGCTGGTCGTGATGAGCGCAGGGAGGAAGGTCATTGAAGGGTCCCCATATGAAGTGCTTTTCGGCGACGAGGCGGAGAGCTACGGGGTCTCCGTCCCCGCTGTGACGAAGGTGCAGAAGATGCTCACCGACGACGGCGCCGTGCGCGGGGACCACCTGATGTCGCCTCAGGAGCTCGCTACGGCTGTGAGGGGCGCCCTCGGATGA